In Flavobacterium sp. N1736, the following are encoded in one genomic region:
- the miaA gene encoding tRNA (adenosine(37)-N6)-dimethylallyltransferase MiaA, with protein MKYLITIVGPTAIGKTALSIALAQHFKCEIISCDSRQFFKEMTIGTAVPNQEELNSAKHHFIQNKSIFENYTVGDYEKEALLKLEELFQNKDYAILIGGSGLYVDAILKGFDEFPEIDSSIRTEVNSNYEKLGINYLQEQLQLLDPEYFQKITEENPQTLQNPQRMMRFVEVCIGTQKPYSSFLNQKKNNRNFTPVLIGLEADRHVIYDRINQRVDIMMNEGLLDEAKALYPNKALNALQTVGYRELFSYFDGDFSLPFAIEEIKKNTRRFSKRQLTWFKRNETTKWFDYATPKNEIISFIQSKI; from the coding sequence ATGAAATACTTAATTACCATTGTCGGACCAACAGCTATAGGCAAAACAGCCTTGAGTATTGCTTTGGCACAACATTTTAAATGTGAAATAATTTCTTGTGACAGTCGTCAGTTTTTTAAAGAAATGACTATTGGTACAGCCGTTCCAAATCAGGAAGAACTTAATTCAGCCAAACATCATTTTATTCAAAATAAATCAATTTTCGAAAATTATACCGTTGGCGATTACGAAAAAGAAGCGCTTCTTAAATTAGAAGAATTATTTCAGAACAAAGATTACGCTATTTTAATTGGCGGTTCAGGATTATATGTCGATGCTATTTTAAAAGGTTTTGATGAATTTCCTGAAATTGATTCTTCGATAAGAACTGAAGTAAATTCAAACTACGAAAAACTCGGAATCAATTATCTACAAGAACAATTACAGCTTTTAGATCCGGAATATTTTCAAAAAATAACGGAAGAAAATCCACAGACTTTACAAAATCCGCAACGAATGATGCGTTTCGTAGAAGTCTGCATCGGAACACAAAAACCATATTCATCCTTCTTAAATCAAAAGAAAAATAACAGAAACTTCACTCCTGTTTTAATTGGTCTGGAAGCTGACAGACACGTCATTTACGACCGTATTAATCAACGTGTTGACATCATGATGAACGAAGGTTTATTAGATGAAGCAAAAGCTTTGTATCCAAATAAAGCGTTAAATGCGCTGCAAACTGTGGGTTATAGAGAATTATTTAGTTATTTTGACGGAGATTTTTCGTTGCCATTCGCAATTGAAGAAATCAAAAAAAATACCCGACGTTTTTCTAAGAGACAACTTACCTGGTTTAAGCGAAATGAAACCACAAAATGGTTTGATTATGCTACACCAAAAAACGAAATCATTTCGTTTATTCAATCTAAAATATAA
- a CDS encoding ion transporter, producing MGKVKSKYEIFREKIKIILYGTNTILGRMFDLVLLGLILLSVLLIMMETVQGINQKYHSQLIICEWVITVFFTIEYILRIISIQKPVKYVFSFYGIIDLLAVLPMYLSIFFPGASILSIVRALRFFRLFKILHIPQISHQSIQLREAIEASKEKILVFIYFVLISTIIIGSIMYLVEGRTSGFTSIPMSIYWTIVTLTTVGYGDISPQTPLGQFIAALVMILGYGIIAVPTGIVTAEFAKSSLKNNSVSGKKSCKKCHAQIHFDNAKYCYECGTELPN from the coding sequence ATGGGTAAAGTGAAATCAAAATACGAAATCTTTCGGGAAAAAATCAAAATCATTCTATATGGTACCAATACCATTTTAGGAAGAATGTTTGATTTAGTACTTCTTGGACTAATTTTGCTGAGTGTTCTGTTAATCATGATGGAAACAGTACAGGGAATTAATCAAAAATATCATTCGCAACTTATTATCTGTGAATGGGTTATAACTGTGTTTTTTACCATTGAATATATTTTACGCATTATTTCAATACAAAAACCGGTAAAATATGTTTTCAGCTTCTACGGAATCATTGATCTGCTTGCTGTATTACCCATGTATTTATCGATATTTTTTCCAGGAGCGAGCATTTTATCTATTGTAAGAGCACTGCGTTTCTTTAGATTGTTCAAGATTTTACATATTCCACAAATCTCACATCAATCCATACAACTTCGTGAGGCGATCGAAGCCAGCAAAGAAAAAATTCTGGTTTTTATCTATTTTGTTCTCATTAGCACTATAATAATTGGTTCAATTATGTACTTAGTCGAAGGCAGAACATCTGGATTCACCAGCATACCAATGAGTATTTACTGGACAATTGTAACTTTAACTACTGTTGGCTATGGCGATATCTCTCCACAAACACCATTAGGACAATTCATTGCGGCATTAGTAATGATTTTAGGTTACGGAATTATAGCTGTACCAACCGGAATCGTAACTGCTGAATTTGCAAAAAGCAGCCTAAAAAACAATTCAGTTAGCGGAAAAAAAAGCTGCAAAAAATGCCATGCGCAAATTCATTTTGATAACGCAAAATATTGTTATGAATGCGGAACAGAATTACCCAATTAA
- a CDS encoding exonuclease domain-containing protein — translation MYAILDIETTGGQFNEEGITEIAIYKFDGHEVVDQFISLVNPEIPIQPFVVKLTGINNAMLRSAPKFFEVAKRIIEITSDCIIVAHNASFDYRILRTEFRRLGYDFEAKTLCTVELAKKLIPEQPSYSLGKLVRALGIPMADRHRASGDAMATTKLFKMLLEKDLEKTIVKDFIKLEVEKGISPKLMDLVGQMPSKTGIYYIYNEGGTLIYIGKSQNIRKRVNQHFTGITTKSKKIQAEVFTITYDETGSELIALLKESEEIKVNRPRHNRSQKKTFFPFALYTEKDSNGYLNLKLQKADGRKKEITSFISLQEGKNMLFKFTAKYHLCQKLTGLYQSKKECFQYKIKECDGACIGEITPEIYNARVQEFISENSFENKSMIIIDRGRNINERSAVLIENGQYKGYAYYDLNYQITNIDILKNILIPMQNNRDVKNIIQQYIRKSKSVKILHF, via the coding sequence ATGTACGCAATACTAGACATAGAAACTACTGGAGGCCAGTTTAATGAAGAAGGAATTACCGAAATCGCCATTTATAAATTTGATGGACACGAAGTAGTTGACCAATTTATTAGTCTTGTTAATCCTGAAATTCCGATTCAGCCCTTTGTGGTAAAATTAACGGGGATCAATAATGCCATGTTACGTTCGGCACCAAAGTTTTTTGAAGTTGCGAAACGAATTATTGAAATTACTTCTGACTGCATTATTGTTGCTCATAACGCCTCATTTGATTATAGAATTTTACGTACCGAATTCAGACGTTTGGGCTACGATTTTGAAGCCAAAACACTTTGTACCGTAGAACTTGCTAAAAAATTAATTCCGGAACAACCTTCTTATAGCTTAGGAAAATTAGTTCGAGCACTTGGAATTCCAATGGCAGACAGACATCGTGCCAGCGGAGATGCAATGGCAACTACAAAACTTTTCAAAATGCTTCTTGAAAAAGATCTGGAAAAAACAATCGTAAAAGATTTTATAAAGCTGGAAGTTGAAAAAGGAATTTCTCCAAAATTAATGGATTTGGTAGGACAAATGCCTTCTAAAACCGGCATTTATTATATTTATAATGAAGGCGGTACATTAATTTACATCGGCAAAAGCCAAAATATTCGGAAAAGAGTAAACCAGCATTTTACAGGGATTACAACCAAAAGTAAAAAAATTCAGGCAGAAGTTTTTACCATTACTTATGATGAAACCGGAAGCGAATTAATTGCTTTATTGAAAGAAAGCGAGGAAATAAAAGTAAACCGCCCAAGGCACAATCGCTCACAGAAAAAAACTTTTTTTCCGTTTGCCTTATATACAGAAAAAGATTCAAACGGATATTTGAATTTAAAACTTCAAAAAGCAGATGGCCGTAAAAAAGAAATTACATCTTTTATTTCTTTACAGGAAGGAAAAAATATGCTTTTCAAATTCACTGCGAAATATCATTTATGCCAAAAACTGACAGGTTTATATCAAAGTAAAAAAGAATGTTTTCAATATAAAATAAAAGAATGTGACGGCGCCTGCATTGGCGAAATCACACCCGAAATATATAATGCCCGCGTGCAGGAATTTATCTCTGAAAATAGTTTTGAAAACAAAAGCATGATTATTATTGACAGAGGCCGAAACATAAACGAACGCAGCGCCGTATTAATCGAAAACGGACAATATAAAGGATACGCCTATTATGATTTGAATTATCAGATTACGAATATCGATATCTTAAAAAACATATTAATTCCAATGCAAAACAATCGGGATGTTAAAAACATTATCCAGCAATACATCCGTAAAAGTAAATCAGTTAAAATTCTTCATTTTTAA
- a CDS encoding four helix bundle protein — translation MEKIFNFEDRLVRFAGECIFFTRQLERLFENEYYKNQLIRSSGSASLNFGEAQGTITDKDFIFKVSLVVKELKESRNSLKILDYIKEDDNDKRNKLLIEVEQLVAISSKMIINKK, via the coding sequence ATGGAAAAAATATTCAATTTTGAAGATCGATTAGTTCGCTTTGCAGGAGAATGCATTTTTTTTACAAGACAATTAGAAAGATTATTTGAAAATGAATATTATAAAAATCAATTAATAAGATCATCTGGAAGTGCATCCTTAAATTTTGGGGAAGCACAAGGCACAATTACCGATAAAGATTTTATTTTTAAAGTTTCATTAGTCGTAAAAGAGTTAAAAGAGTCAAGAAACTCATTAAAAATTCTAGATTATATTAAAGAAGATGATAACGATAAAAGAAATAAACTTCTAATTGAAGTTGAACAACTTGTAGCAATTTCATCAAAAATGATAATAAATAAAAAATAA
- a CDS encoding YggS family pyridoxal phosphate-dependent enzyme, protein MSIQSNLNTIKASLPENVTLVAVSKTKPVSDLMQAYEAGQRIFGENKIQEMAEKWEEMPKDIQWHMIGHVQTNKVKYMAPFVSLIHGVDSLKLLQEINKQALKNNRIIDCLLQIHIAEEETKFGLDENELNVLISSSEFKELKNIRTLGLMGMATFTENHNQIKKEFTHLKSIFDSIKTLQTENCKLNTISMGMSGDYQLAIECGSTMVRIGSSIFGGR, encoded by the coding sequence ATGTCAATTCAATCGAATTTAAATACTATTAAGGCCAGTTTGCCTGAAAATGTAACTCTCGTTGCCGTTTCTAAAACAAAACCCGTTTCAGACTTGATGCAAGCTTATGAAGCAGGTCAGCGCATTTTTGGAGAAAATAAAATCCAGGAAATGGCTGAGAAATGGGAAGAAATGCCTAAAGATATTCAATGGCATATGATTGGTCATGTGCAAACGAATAAAGTCAAATATATGGCACCATTTGTTAGTTTGATTCATGGTGTTGATAGTTTGAAATTATTGCAGGAAATCAACAAACAAGCTCTCAAAAACAATAGAATTATCGATTGTTTGCTTCAAATACATATTGCCGAGGAAGAAACTAAATTTGGTTTAGACGAAAATGAATTAAATGTACTTATTTCTTCATCTGAGTTCAAAGAACTGAAAAATATTCGTACCTTAGGTTTAATGGGAATGGCAACATTTACAGAAAACCACAATCAAATTAAAAAAGAATTTACACATTTAAAGTCGATTTTTGATTCAATTAAAACTTTGCAGACTGAAAACTGCAAACTGAATACTATTTCCATGGGAATGTCCGGCGATTACCAACTTGCTATAGAATGCGGAAGCACAATGGTGCGTATTGGAAGCAGCATTTTTGGAGGTCGTTAA
- a CDS encoding 3-hydroxyacyl-CoA dehydrogenase family protein, producing MKTIAVIGAGTMGNGIAHTFAQSGFTVKLIDVSEKSLDKGMATIAANLDRMLSKGTITQEDVAKTITNIITYTDIKDGVVGVDLVVEAATENVELKLNIFKQLNEACSHNTILATNTSSISITQIGSVVTHPERVIGMHFMNPVPIMKLVEIIRGYNTSDEVTKIIMDLSVKLGKTPVEVNDYPGFVANRILMPMLNEAIETLYNKVAGVYEIDTVMKLGMGHPMGPLQLADFIGLDVCLAILNVMYEGFKNPKYAPCPLLVNMVRAGKLGVKSGEGFYDYSESKKAEKISKQFILS from the coding sequence ATGAAAACTATAGCTGTAATTGGTGCAGGAACAATGGGTAACGGAATTGCTCATACTTTTGCACAAAGTGGTTTTACCGTAAAACTTATCGATGTTTCTGAAAAATCATTAGATAAAGGAATGGCAACTATTGCCGCCAATTTAGACAGAATGTTGTCTAAAGGAACTATTACTCAGGAAGATGTTGCTAAAACCATTACCAATATTATTACCTATACTGATATTAAAGACGGTGTGGTTGGTGTTGATTTGGTTGTTGAAGCTGCTACAGAAAATGTAGAGTTAAAACTGAATATCTTTAAACAATTAAACGAAGCTTGTTCTCATAATACAATTTTGGCGACTAATACTTCTTCAATTTCAATTACACAAATTGGATCCGTAGTTACACATCCTGAGCGTGTTATCGGAATGCATTTTATGAATCCCGTGCCAATTATGAAGTTAGTCGAAATCATTCGCGGATACAATACCAGCGATGAAGTCACTAAAATTATAATGGATTTATCTGTAAAATTAGGAAAAACGCCTGTTGAAGTAAACGATTATCCGGGTTTTGTAGCAAACAGAATTTTAATGCCTATGCTAAACGAAGCAATCGAAACGTTATATAATAAAGTTGCCGGAGTTTATGAAATTGATACTGTAATGAAATTAGGAATGGGGCACCCAATGGGACCGCTTCAACTTGCTGATTTTATTGGTCTTGATGTTTGTCTGGCTATTCTAAATGTAATGTACGAAGGTTTTAAAAATCCAAAATATGCGCCTTGCCCATTATTAGTAAATATGGTTAGAGCCGGAAAATTAGGAGTAAAATCCGGTGAAGGTTTTTATGATTATAGTGAAAGTAAAAAAGCAGAGAAAATATCTAAGCAGTTTATTCTTTCATAA
- a CDS encoding Gfo/Idh/MocA family protein has translation MLKVGVLGAGHLGKIHLRLLQQSDKYELVGFYDENQENAERISKEFGYKNFSTIAKLIHAVDVIDIVTPTLSHYKCAKVAIKSGKHIFIEKPIANTVEEAEEIIALAKEYNVKGQVGHVERFNPAFIATKNMIENPMFIETHRLAEFNPRGTDVPVVLDLMIHDIDAILSVVHSKVKDIHASGVSVISDTPDIANARIEFENGCVANLTASRISMKNMRKTRFFQKDAYISVDFLEKKCEVVRMKDAPEVPGDFDMILQNAEGVKKQIYFTNPDVEQNNAILDELESFANAINTDTTPVVTLEQATDALRVAYQIIDCFDK, from the coding sequence ATGTTAAAAGTAGGAGTTTTAGGTGCTGGTCATCTAGGTAAGATACATTTACGCTTATTACAACAATCTGACAAATACGAATTAGTTGGATTTTACGACGAAAATCAGGAAAATGCCGAAAGAATTTCAAAAGAATTTGGCTATAAAAACTTCAGCACAATTGCAAAATTAATCCACGCTGTCGATGTAATCGATATTGTAACGCCAACACTTTCGCACTATAAATGTGCTAAAGTAGCGATTAAATCAGGAAAACACATCTTTATAGAAAAACCAATTGCCAATACTGTTGAAGAAGCCGAAGAAATTATCGCTTTAGCAAAAGAGTATAATGTAAAAGGTCAGGTTGGTCATGTTGAGCGCTTTAATCCTGCGTTTATTGCCACAAAAAACATGATCGAAAACCCAATGTTTATAGAAACGCATCGTTTGGCCGAGTTTAATCCCCGTGGAACAGATGTTCCTGTGGTTCTAGATTTAATGATTCACGATATTGATGCGATTTTGAGTGTTGTTCATTCAAAAGTAAAAGATATTCATGCGAGTGGAGTTTCTGTAATTAGTGATACTCCCGATATTGCCAATGCACGAATTGAATTCGAAAATGGTTGTGTTGCCAATTTAACAGCAAGCAGAATTTCGATGAAAAACATGCGTAAAACACGTTTTTTTCAAAAAGATGCCTACATTTCTGTTGACTTTTTAGAGAAAAAATGTGAAGTCGTTCGTATGAAAGACGCACCGGAAGTTCCCGGAGATTTTGATATGATTCTGCAAAATGCCGAAGGTGTAAAAAAACAAATCTACTTTACAAATCCTGATGTTGAGCAAAACAACGCAATTCTTGACGAATTAGAATCTTTTGCAAATGCTATTAATACAGATACTACTCCGGTTGTAACTTTAGAACAAGCTACAGATGCTTTAAGAGTAGCGTATCAAATTATTGATTGCTTCGATAAATAA
- a CDS encoding protein-L-isoaspartate(D-aspartate) O-methyltransferase, with product MKDTAKHQGLRNQLVSTLEQKGITDRAVLDAIKKIPRHLFLNSSFEDYAYQDKAFPIGAGQTISQPYTVAFQSQLLEVKKDHKILEIGTGSGYQTAVLFMLGAKVYSIERQNELFKATSNLFPKLNIRPKHLSFGDGYKGLPNHAPFDSIIVTAGAPFIPQPLMAQLKIGGRLVIPLGEDVQIMTLLIRKNETQFEKHEFGEFRFVPLLEDKN from the coding sequence TTGAAAGATACTGCCAAACATCAAGGACTTCGTAATCAATTAGTAAGCACTTTAGAACAAAAAGGAATTACTGACAGAGCGGTTTTGGATGCGATAAAGAAAATCCCGAGACACCTTTTTTTAAATTCAAGTTTTGAAGATTATGCTTATCAGGATAAGGCATTTCCTATAGGAGCGGGGCAAACTATCTCGCAGCCTTATACAGTTGCATTTCAATCGCAATTGTTAGAAGTAAAAAAAGATCACAAAATTTTAGAAATTGGTACAGGATCAGGCTATCAAACTGCTGTTTTGTTTATGCTTGGCGCTAAAGTTTATAGTATTGAGAGACAAAATGAATTGTTTAAAGCAACTTCAAACTTGTTTCCAAAATTAAATATTCGCCCAAAACATCTTTCGTTTGGAGACGGTTACAAAGGTTTGCCAAATCATGCACCGTTTGATAGTATTATTGTTACAGCCGGCGCACCGTTTATTCCTCAGCCATTAATGGCACAATTAAAAATAGGAGGAAGGCTTGTAATTCCGTTAGGAGAAGATGTTCAGATTATGACTTTATTGATTCGTAAAAACGAAACGCAATTCGAAAAACACGAGTTTGGAGAGTTTCGATTTGTTCCTTTATTAGAAGATAAAAATTAA
- a CDS encoding Fic family protein has product MKTLLKNAREQKGLKTREVAQLLGIDQALVSKFESGTRKPTKEQVSKLAQLLEIDYETLMIAWLKEKILYEIGDDEFALKALMVAEQEIKYNKTISKLKISNTLEKILQEIDVLKEKLDNYRQFDSYKVAQALELEYTFESNRIEGNTMTLRETDLVINEGLTISGKSMREHLEAINHQEAIGFIKDLMSKNNSINERDLLSIHNLILRGIIPEDAGRYRKVQVMIKGSTHMPPQPFMVAKEMEDYFIWYEINKNKLHPVILAAEMHERLVTIHPFIDGNGRTSRLIMNLILMQKGYLIANIKGDYENRMQYYQSLETAQTKNNKEDFLMFIAQIEKESLERYIGIIAQ; this is encoded by the coding sequence ATGAAAACGCTTCTTAAAAATGCCCGCGAACAAAAAGGATTAAAAACTCGTGAAGTTGCACAGCTTTTGGGTATAGATCAGGCTTTAGTAAGCAAATTTGAAAGCGGTACACGAAAGCCAACTAAAGAGCAGGTTTCTAAATTAGCGCAGCTTTTAGAAATAGATTACGAAACTTTAATGATTGCATGGTTAAAGGAAAAAATTTTATATGAAATAGGAGACGATGAGTTTGCGCTAAAAGCCCTTATGGTTGCTGAGCAGGAAATTAAATATAACAAAACGATCTCAAAATTAAAGATATCAAATACTTTAGAAAAAATTCTACAGGAAATTGATGTCCTAAAAGAAAAATTGGATAATTACAGGCAATTTGACAGTTATAAAGTTGCTCAGGCACTTGAACTCGAATACACTTTTGAAAGTAATAGAATTGAAGGAAATACAATGACACTTCGCGAGACAGATTTAGTTATCAATGAAGGTTTGACTATTTCAGGAAAAAGTATGAGAGAGCATCTGGAGGCTATAAACCATCAGGAAGCAATTGGTTTTATAAAGGATTTAATGAGTAAAAATAATTCTATAAATGAGCGTGATCTTTTATCAATTCATAATTTAATACTTAGAGGAATAATTCCGGAAGATGCAGGTCGATATAGAAAAGTTCAGGTGATGATTAAAGGAAGTACGCATATGCCGCCACAGCCTTTTATGGTTGCTAAAGAAATGGAAGATTATTTTATTTGGTACGAAATCAATAAAAACAAATTACATCCTGTTATTCTGGCTGCCGAAATGCATGAAAGACTGGTGACCATTCATCCTTTTATTGATGGAAACGGTAGAACCTCACGCTTGATTATGAATTTAATTTTAATGCAAAAAGGGTATCTAATAGCCAATATAAAAGGAGATTACGAAAACAGAATGCAATATTATCAATCTCTTGAAACTGCTCAGACTAAAAACAATAAAGAAGATTTTTTAATGTTTATTGCTCAAATTGAGAAAGAAAGTTTAGAAAGATATATTGGTATTATTGCTCAATAA
- the smpB gene encoding SsrA-binding protein SmpB, producing MLKTVNILNKRARFDYEIIDTYTAGIVLSGTEIKSIRLGKANITESFCEFSNLELFAINTYIEEYSFGNQFNHKSRSERKLLLNKKELKSLHKSVQAKGLTIVPLKLFTNEKGLAKLQIGLCKGKKNYDKRESLKEQDTKRDLDRIKKAYN from the coding sequence ATGTTAAAAACAGTCAATATACTTAATAAAAGAGCTCGATTTGATTATGAAATCATCGACACTTATACAGCCGGAATCGTTTTATCCGGTACCGAAATTAAATCTATACGTTTAGGAAAAGCTAATATTACAGAGAGTTTTTGCGAATTTAGTAATCTGGAACTTTTTGCCATTAATACTTATATTGAAGAATATTCTTTTGGAAATCAATTTAATCATAAATCAAGAAGTGAACGAAAATTGCTTTTAAACAAAAAAGAATTAAAAAGTCTTCATAAAAGTGTACAGGCAAAAGGATTAACTATTGTTCCGTTAAAGCTATTTACTAACGAAAAAGGTCTTGCAAAACTGCAAATTGGTCTTTGTAAAGGAAAGAAAAACTACGACAAACGTGAATCTTTAAAAGAACAAGATACAAAACGAGATCTTGATCGTATTAAAAAGGCATACAACTAA
- a CDS encoding VF530 family protein: protein MEKQASKDPLHGITLQKIVESLVEYYGFDTLSELIPIKCFLSNPSVKSSLTFLRKTDWARKKVEDLYIKSLPKLAK from the coding sequence ATGGAAAAGCAAGCATCTAAAGATCCGTTACACGGAATTACACTTCAAAAAATAGTAGAATCTCTGGTAGAATATTATGGTTTTGATACATTATCAGAATTAATTCCCATAAAATGTTTTCTTTCAAATCCTAGTGTAAAATCCAGCTTAACTTTTTTAAGAAAAACCGATTGGGCTCGTAAAAAAGTAGAAGATTTGTATATAAAATCTTTGCCTAAATTGGCGAAGTAA
- a CDS encoding DUF3575 domain-containing protein, which yields MKKLLILFVLFFSVQSQSQTYIKFNAATALVAIPNLGIETSIGEKTTFSVDVMASFWESVNGHNPMKFYTLTPEVRYHFKEKYNGFYIGANAGPDIYELQKWNYWDSNKYEHGFGYRLGVTVGYNIKLNDKFVIDIFAGGGWHQGFYHGYYNDGTPGRYEKAQNWNKSGEWLPYRGGVMISYKL from the coding sequence ATGAAAAAATTACTCATTTTGTTTGTTCTTTTCTTTTCAGTTCAATCACAGAGTCAAACTTATATAAAATTTAATGCTGCTACGGCTTTGGTTGCTATACCAAATCTAGGAATTGAAACAAGTATTGGCGAGAAAACTACTTTTAGTGTTGATGTTATGGCTTCTTTTTGGGAATCTGTAAATGGACATAATCCAATGAAATTTTACACATTAACTCCTGAAGTTCGTTATCATTTTAAAGAAAAATACAACGGTTTTTATATTGGAGCAAATGCAGGACCGGATATTTATGAATTACAAAAATGGAACTATTGGGATAGTAATAAATACGAGCACGGTTTTGGTTACCGTTTAGGTGTTACTGTTGGTTATAATATTAAACTAAACGATAAATTTGTTATTGATATTTTTGCAGGCGGTGGCTGGCATCAAGGGTTTTATCATGGATATTACAACGACGGAACTCCGGGAAGATATGAAAAAGCACAAAATTGGAACAAAAGCGGCGAATGGCTTCCGTATCGTGGCGGTGTCATGATTTCGTATAAATTATAA
- a CDS encoding GNAT family N-acetyltransferase, whose protein sequence is MLEFNFSPFPIIETERLLLRRIANDDVNEIFELRSNPETMKYIPRPLVKNTEDALEHIAMIDEKIETNVGINWAITLKGNPKLLGIIGFYRMQPENFRAEIGYMLLPEFHGKGIIPEAVNRLNRYGFDDLKLHSIEAVIDPENFASEKVLQKCGFVKEAHFKESEFYEGRFLDKVIYSLLDK, encoded by the coding sequence ATGCTGGAATTTAACTTTTCTCCATTTCCAATTATAGAAACTGAGCGTTTACTTTTAAGACGGATTGCAAATGACGATGTAAACGAAATTTTTGAATTGCGTTCAAATCCTGAAACCATGAAATATATTCCGAGACCTTTAGTGAAAAATACTGAAGATGCGCTCGAACATATTGCTATGATTGACGAAAAAATTGAAACCAATGTGGGAATTAATTGGGCTATTACTTTAAAAGGTAATCCTAAATTATTGGGAATTATTGGTTTTTACAGAATGCAGCCTGAAAATTTCCGTGCCGAAATTGGCTATATGTTACTACCTGAGTTTCATGGAAAGGGAATTATTCCTGAAGCCGTAAATAGATTAAACAGATATGGTTTTGATGATTTAAAGCTACATTCTATTGAAGCCGTTATCGATCCGGAAAATTTTGCTTCGGAAAAGGTACTGCAAAAATGTGGTTTTGTTAAAGAAGCACATTTTAAAGAATCAGAATTTTATGAAGGGCGTTTTTTAGATAAAGTAATTTATTCGTTATTAGACAAGTAA
- a CDS encoding aldose 1-epimerase family protein encodes MNTTISNSTLKASIKHAGAELFSLKDNQNKEHIWEGNPVFWGKHSPVLFPIVGTLKNNTYTINEKEYHLPRHGFARDMEFQLINKTENNATFSLQSNNETLKKYPFEFELQLIYTLKEFTLDIEYKVINKGDTKMPFSIGAHPAIALSENFENYAFKFEKDEVLKYSLLENDLISNKTETLATTENLVPLHYKLFENDALVFKTLESNSITILENSKPYVKVDFEDFPSLGIWTKDQAPFVCIEPWFGYSDTAENSGNLFEKEGILILDAQQTFHSKFSLQIL; translated from the coding sequence TTGAACACAACAATATCAAATTCAACACTTAAAGCTTCTATCAAACATGCCGGAGCTGAATTGTTTTCATTAAAAGACAATCAAAACAAAGAACATATCTGGGAAGGGAATCCTGTTTTTTGGGGAAAACATTCTCCTGTTCTTTTTCCGATTGTGGGAACTTTAAAAAACAATACTTATACGATTAATGAAAAAGAATATCATTTGCCAAGACATGGTTTTGCGCGCGATATGGAATTTCAATTGATTAATAAAACTGAAAATAACGCTACTTTTTCATTACAATCGAATAATGAAACGCTGAAAAAATATCCTTTTGAGTTTGAATTACAGCTTATTTATACGCTTAAAGAATTTACTTTGGATATTGAATATAAGGTAATTAATAAAGGGGATACTAAAATGCCTTTTTCTATAGGTGCGCATCCTGCGATTGCTTTGTCTGAGAATTTTGAAAATTATGCTTTTAAATTTGAGAAAGATGAAGTTTTAAAATATTCTCTCTTAGAAAATGATTTGATTTCGAATAAAACAGAAACTTTAGCGACTACTGAAAATTTGGTTCCGCTGCATTATAAATTGTTCGAAAATGATGCTTTGGTTTTTAAAACTCTGGAATCTAATTCCATCACTATTCTTGAGAATTCAAAACCGTATGTAAAAGTTGATTTTGAAGATTTTCCGAGTTTAGGAATCTGGACAAAAGATCAGGCTCCGTTTGTGTGTATTGAGCCGTGGTTTGGTTACTCAGACACGGCAGAAAATTCAGGTAATTTATTCGAAAAGGAAGGGATTTTAATTTTGGATGCACAACAAACATTCCACTCAAAATTTAGTCTACAAATATTATAA